In one window of Anaerolineales bacterium DNA:
- a CDS encoding NAD(P)/FAD-dependent oxidoreductase, with amino-acid sequence MKVAVIGAGAGGLSAAYDLVAAGAQVTVFEAADQVGGLAAGFRLPRWEWSVEQFYHHWFASDREVLRLAQELGVRHKVTFPWPSTAAYHQGRFYVLDGPLTAALPGPPWLDRLPGAGLLARGLHALRFPALSLSDTLRFGRMGLYLTRTSNWKPLEAHRAHEWLSRRSGAHGYQVLWQPLLEGKFGPHYRDVNMAWFWARVKARTPRLGTFEGGFQAFLDVLADKVQADGVQLRLRAPVLRIDPGLHGGITLQLSDGAETFDHCLVTSSPGLLARLAPALPAEYLQGLLALRSMGSISLVLALRHQLSTQGFYWHNLPKAAGFPFLALVEHTNFVSPLFFGGDHIVYCGDYLDPDHEYFSLSKEDLLERFLPCLQRFNPDFEPSWVRDAWLFRTPYAQPVPGVNHSRLIPPLHTPIPSLWYASMSQVYPWDRGTNFAIQIARQAASRILAAGTLG; translated from the coding sequence ATGAAGGTCGCCGTCATCGGCGCCGGCGCCGGCGGGCTGAGCGCCGCCTACGATCTGGTGGCAGCCGGGGCACAGGTCACGGTCTTCGAGGCGGCAGACCAGGTGGGCGGCCTGGCGGCTGGGTTCAGGCTGCCGCGCTGGGAATGGTCGGTCGAGCAGTTCTATCATCACTGGTTCGCCAGTGATCGCGAAGTCCTGCGTCTGGCACAGGAACTGGGCGTGCGCCACAAAGTCACTTTTCCCTGGCCGAGCACCGCCGCCTACCATCAGGGACGCTTCTACGTCCTCGACGGCCCCCTGACGGCGGCTCTGCCGGGCCCACCCTGGCTGGACCGCCTGCCCGGCGCCGGGCTGCTGGCGCGCGGCCTGCATGCGCTCCGCTTCCCGGCGCTCTCCCTCAGCGACACCCTGCGCTTTGGACGGATGGGACTGTACCTGACGCGCACGAGCAACTGGAAGCCTTTGGAGGCCCATCGGGCGCATGAGTGGCTCTCCCGGCGCAGCGGCGCCCATGGCTACCAGGTCCTGTGGCAGCCGCTGCTCGAGGGCAAGTTCGGGCCGCACTATCGTGACGTCAACATGGCCTGGTTCTGGGCACGGGTGAAGGCTCGCACGCCTCGCCTCGGGACGTTCGAGGGCGGCTTCCAGGCGTTTCTCGATGTGCTGGCAGACAAAGTCCAGGCTGACGGCGTCCAACTGCGGCTGCGCGCCCCTGTCCTGCGCATCGACCCCGGACTACACGGCGGGATCACCCTTCAGCTCAGCGACGGTGCCGAGACCTTCGACCACTGCCTGGTCACCTCGTCACCCGGCCTGCTGGCTCGGCTGGCGCCTGCGCTGCCCGCCGAATACCTCCAGGGTCTGCTGGCGCTGCGCTCGATGGGGTCGATCTCGTTGGTGCTTGCGCTGCGACACCAGCTCTCGACCCAGGGCTTCTACTGGCACAACCTGCCCAAGGCGGCCGGCTTTCCTTTTCTGGCGCTGGTCGAACACACGAATTTCGTCTCCCCCTTGTTCTTCGGCGGAGACCATATCGTCTACTGTGGCGACTACCTGGATCCGGATCACGAGTACTTTTCGCTCAGCAAGGAGGACCTTCTGGAGCGGTTCCTGCCCTGCCTGCAGCGCTTCAATCCGGACTTTGAGCCGTCGTGGGTGCGGGACGCCTGGCTGTTTCGCACCCCCTATGCCCAACCCGTTCCCGGCGTGAATCACTCGCGCCTGATTCCGCCGCTGCACACCCCAATCCCCAGCCTGTGGTACGCAAGCATGAGCCAGGTCTATCCGTGGGACCGAGGGACCAACTTTGCCATCCAGATCGCCCGCCAGGCGGCGAGCAGGATCCTGGCCGCCGGTACCCTGGGCTGA